The nucleotide window GGTGCGACTGCGCCGGCTCTGCCGCGACCTGCGGCCGGAAGTGATTCACATCCACTGGCCCATCCCGAACGCTCTGCTGGCACTCTGGGGACGGCGGGGCCGGCGGCCGCGCCTCATCTCCACTTTCTACGGCGCAGATGTCGCCCTGGTGCGCAAGTACCCCGCCCTCCGCCCTCTGCTCCGACGTGTGGTGCAGGAAAGCGACGCCTGCACGGCCATTTCCCGCTACACCGCGGGGCTGGTGCATCAGCTCGCCGGCGTACTGCCGGTGGTCATCCCCTATGGTGTGGATATGAGCGCCCGCCCGGCCCTGGCAGAGGAGCAGAAGCCGGCCCAGTATGAGATCCTTACCGTCGGCCGGCTCATCGAGCGCAAAGGGCACGCCATCCTCCTGCGTGCCTTCGCCAAACTGCGCGAACAGCGGGACGACGTGGCCTTGACCATCATCGGCGAGGGGCAGGAGCGCCCGCGCCTGGAGGCGCTCATTGATGAACTGGGACTGCGGGGGATCGCGGTCCTGCGCGGCCGGGTTCCGGATGAAGAGCTTCAGCGGGCCTATGCCCGATGCGATGTGTTTGTCCTGCCGGCCATCGTGGACGCCGGCGGCGACACCGAAGGGCTGGGCGTGGTCCTGCTGGAAGCCATGCGCTATGAGAAACCGGTGGTCGCCAGCGCGGTCGGGGGC belongs to Anaerolineae bacterium and includes:
- a CDS encoding glycosyltransferase, with amino-acid sequence VRLRRLCRDLRPEVIHIHWPIPNALLALWGRRGRRPRLISTFYGADVALVRKYPALRPLLRRVVQESDACTAISRYTAGLVHQLAGVLPVVIPYGVDMSARPALAEEQKPAQYEILTVGRLIERKGHAILLRAFAKLREQRDDVALTIIGEGQERPRLEALIDELGLRGIAVLRGRVPDEELQRAYARCDVFVLPAIVDAGGDTEGLGVVLLEAMRYEKPVVASAVGGITDIVEDGVSGLLVPPADVEALAGALAYVLDNPDHARELGRRARHLNAIRFGWGQIVNAYWRLYSGQAL